In the genome of Abyssalbus ytuae, the window GGGTATTTCGGTAGGTGATTATGATTATGTTAAGGAAGCAATGGAAGTAAATAACATACATGAAATTTTCTATAAAGTAAATCAAAAACCGGGTAAACCTCTTTATTTTGGTAAAAAGAAAAATCAGGTTGTATTTGCTTTACCTGGTAATCCGGCTTCCAGCCTCACATGCTTTTATATTTATGTACTGCCTGCTTTAAGGAAGATGATGGGTTACAGCAATATTCACTTGACTAAAAAAAAGGTTAAAGCGCCGGAGGAAATTCCAAATAATACAGGAAAATCATTATTTTTAAAAGCATCGGCAGGTAATAATAAAATAAAAATACTGGAAGGGCAAAGCTCTTCAATTTTAAAAAGTTTTGCCCACAGCAATGCTCTTCTTTATATTTCAAGTGAAAATAAAATAGTACGCAAAGGTGAAATAGTTGAATATTTTGACCTTAATTTTTAAAAAATAATTTCTAACAATAATGGAGGATCAGATAAGGAGCAGAATATGGATTGAAAAAGAAGGAACTATTTTTCTTGGTTACGGCAGAATTGAGCTTTTGAAAAAAATTGATGAAACCAAGTCTATCAGTGCAGCAGCAAAGTCATTAAATATGTCTTATAAAAAAGCCTGGCGACTGATTAATGATATGAATGAGAGTGCTGCAAAACCTGTAATAATTAAAAACATTGGTGGCAGGCACGGTGGCGGTACAACAATAACCGGATATGGAAAAAGTCTTATCAACCAATTTGAAACCATTAATAACAATTGTATAGAGTTTTTAAATAAGGAGTTTGAAAAATTAGATCTATGAGTTTGTTTCATATAGAACATATTATCCCTTTTTTAATTATTCTTGTGGTGGTAGCATTTTTGTATGCCAGTGTAGGGCATGGGGGTGCCAGCGGATATCTGGCCCTTATGGCCATTTTTGCTTTTCCTCCTGAAATAATGAAACCCACAGCTCTTTTACTTAATATATTTGTGGCGGGAGTTTCTTTTTGGTTTTTTAAAAAATCAAATTATTTTAAACCCAGGCTTTTCTGGCCTTTTGCTATAGCCTCCATTCCGGCGGCTTTTATAGGAGGTTATATCACTATTGATGCCTTTCTGTATAAAAGAATTCTCGGGGTGTTATTAGTATTTGCTGTTCTTAGAATAATGGGAGTATTCGGAAAATCCGGAGAATCAAAAGAAATCAAAATCCCCCTTGCACTTTTAATCGGGTTTTGTATCGGGTTCTTTTCAGGTATGATAGGCATAGGAGGCGGAATAATTTTAAGTCCGGTGATATTGCTCCTGGGCTGGGGAAATGTTAAGGAAGCTGCTGCAGTATCGGCATTATTTATATTTGTAAATTCCATAGCAGGAATGAGTGGTTTTCTTTTAAACAGCAATGTTATTCCGGGAGAATCTGTTTATCTTGTTCCGGTGGCGCTTGCCGGCGGAACGCTAGGGGCCTTTTACGGTAGCAACAAGTTTTCATTTTTAAAACTAAAATATGTTTTATCGGCTGTTTTAATGATAGCCAGTATAAAATTATTAACTATATGATACAGGTAAATAAAAACATATCGGCTTACATATTATGCGGAGGTAAAAGTGCACGAATGCAAACCGAAAAAGGACTGGTATGCATTAATGGCGAAACCTTTGTAGAAAAAATAATTAAAGCTATAATACCTGTTACCAACAATATAGTTTTAATCACAAAAAACAAGGATTATGCTGCTTATGGTTACCAAATAATTGAAGACATATATCCTGATAAAGGACCGGTAGGCGGAATATATACTGCCTTACATCATACTAAAACACAAAATAATTTAATAATAAGTTGCGATGTCCCTTTTATCACCACTGAAATTATTAACTTACTTGTAACAAAACAAGATAAGGACATAAGGTTTTTAGCTGATGAAAAGTCTGATTACCCTTTAATTGGTATTTATCAAAAACACCTGGAATCACTTTTTAAAGAAGCAGTTTTAAATAATCACCTGAAATTAACAGAACTCATATACCAGACCGTTTATAAACGAATTGTGGTAAGCAATTCATTATCTGATGCATTGGAAAACATTAACACAAAACATCAACTTGAACAGCGTTTAAGAAGAGAAAAAATGAAAGAGAAAAAAACACCAAAATTAACTTTGGTAGGCGCCGGCCCGGGCGATCCGGAGTTGCTTACCCTTAAAGCCATTAAAGCATTAAATGAAGCGCAGGTAGTATTATATGATGCCCTGGCCAATGAAGAAATTTTGCAGCATGCCCCTTATGCCGAAAAATTATTTGTGGGAAAAAGAAAAGGTTGTCATGCCTGTACACAGGAAGAGATAAATAAATTAATCGTACAAAAAGCACTGCAAAAAGGGCATGTAGTACGGTTGAAGGGTGGTGATCCCTTTGTTTTCGGACGTGGTAGTGAAGAAATTGAGTATGCCGAAAGTTTTGATATTGCTACGGAAGTAATTCCTGGAATAACATCGGCCATAGCAGTACCTGGCTCTAAAGGAATTTCGGTTACCAAAAGAAAAGTAGCCGAAAGTTTTTGGGTAATTACAGGTACCACCTCCAATCACAAATTATCCAAAGATGTAGAATTAGCCGCCCGATCAACAGCTACCGTTGTTATTTTAATGGGTATGGGAAAACTCCCTGAAATTGTTTCGATTTTTAAAAAATACGGCAAATCCTCTACTCCGGTAGCAATTATTCAAAACGGTACCCGAAAAAATGCCAAACACGGGTTTGGCACCATCAATACCATAGAAAAGGTTGTTGAAGAAGAGCAACTTTCCTCCCCGGCAATTATTGTGATAGGGGAAGTAGTAAGACATTCCAGCAAATTACTGGAATATTTTGAAGATGAATTTTTTGAAGATGAATTTCTTTTCCAAAACCTCGATATTGTACCAAACTTTAGTAACTAACTATGGAAAGAAACAAATTATATCCTGTTTTTCTGAAAGTTCATCAAATGAATGTACTCATTGTAGGTGGTGGTAATGTGGGCCTGGAAAAGTTATCTTTTATGCTTAAATCCAGTCCTGATGCAAATGTTGAAGTGATTGCTACCTGGTTTAATGAAGAGTTAAAAAAACTGGCGGCAAAGCATCCAAATGTGACATTAACAAAAAAAGAATATGAAACTACGGATTTGCAAAACCGGCACCTGGTTATCGGCTGTACCGATAACAGCAAAATAAACATCCGGATATCTGAAGAGGCCAGGGATAGAAATATTTTGGTAAATGTAGCCGACACTCCGGACCTCTGTGATTTTTACCTGGGAGGTATCGTAACCAAAGGACATGTAAAAATAGCCATATCAACCAATGGAAAATCTCCTACCACAGCTAAAAGGATACGCCAGTTTCTGGAAGATATAATTCCGGAAAATATTAACGATCTTGTTCAAAACCTTAATGAATTCAGAAAAACAATAAAAGGGGATTTTGAAAAGAAAGTGAATGTTATGAATAAAATGACCGAAGAGTTTATAAGTAAAAAATAACCTGTTATGATAAAAGTTAAATATTTTGGAATGATTGCAGAAGCAACTGCACGCTCTGAAGAAAGGATTAATACGGCCAACATAAAATTGTCTACACTTATTAAGACATTGGTAGAAAAGTATAACTTAAAACCTTACACATTAAACGTCGCTGTTAATCAGCACCTCATTAATAAAATAGAGGATGTTACGGTAAAAGAAAATGATGAGATTGCAATTTTACCACCATTTGCCGGAGGATAATATTAACATTCCTGCAGACAATTAAAAAAACGAATTTTAAAAAATGTCAAAGAGATATATCCGACAAACTATTTTACCTGAAGTAGGTGAAGAAGGCCAGCAAAAAATTAACCAGGCCAAAGTACTGGTTATAGGTGCAGGCGGACTTGCCTGTGCAATATTGCCTTATCTTGCCTCGGCAGGGATAGGAAATTTAGGGATTATTGATGATGATATGATAGACATTTCAAATTTACAACGACAGGTTATATATAAAGAAAAATCTGTAGGAAAAAGCAAAGTACAGGAAGCTGAAAAATATTTGTCCGGACTTAATTCTAACATAAAAATTAATACTTATCATAAAAAATTAACCGCACAAAATGCCATTTCCCTTTTTAAGGAATACGACATCATTACTGATGCCACCGATAATTTATTAACCCGATATATTATTAACGATGCCTGTATAATAACCAAAAAACCTTTTGTTTACGGGTCTGTTCATAAATTTGAAGGGCAGGTATCAGTTTTTAATTATAAGAACGGCCCTACTTACCGTTGTTTGTATCCCGACAATAATTTAAATATTCAAAACTGTGCTCAAACCGGAGTTTTAGGAACCACAGCAGCTATTGTAGGTATGTTACAGGCTAATGAAGTAATTAAAATCATATTAAACCAGGGAAATGTTTTATCGGGCAAATTACTTTTATATAATACACTTGACAACGAACAAACCATTATTAATTTCCAAAAAAACAATACGCTTGTTATTGACGATAATTTTTATGAAAACGAATATTTAAAAAATGAAGTGTATGTAGTAACTGCCGAAGAAGCCTTAAAGAAAAAAGGAATGCTGTTAGATGTCAGGGAGTATGGCGAACTACCTGAAATTAATTTGCCAAACGCTGTTCAAATACCTCTTTCAATATTACCTGATGAACTGAACAAGCTTAATAAAAAAGATTCCATATTTATTTTTTGTCAAAGCGGCATAAGAAGTCTTGAAGCCGTTAAAATTTTAAAAGAAAACCATTTCAACCAGGTCAAAAGTATAAAAGACAGTGCTGCAAGGATTAATGAACTTTCACACACTTTAGTATCCGTGAAGTAGGTATGAAGTAATATTTTAAACAGAAATTAAAATGAAAAAGAAAAAAACAGTATTTATTGAAGGGCCTGTTACCCCTCAATTTATTGCAGATTCTATAGCAAAACACCAGGCCAAATATTCCATTGGCGCCCATAATATATTTTTAGGACAGGTCAGAGCTGATAAAGTGGAAGACAATACGGTAAGTGCTATAGAATTTAGCTGTTACCCCGAAATGGCAGAAAAAAAGCTGGAAGAAATACGAGAAAAAGCATTTGAAAAATATAACCTTACCTGTATGCACATATATCACAGCCTGGGTAAAGTAAATGTGGGGGAAATTTGTTTCTTTGTTTTTGTTTCAGCCCCCCACAGAACCCAAGTTTATGACGCAACCGAAGATATTGTAAATATGGTTAAAAGTGAAGTTCCCATATTTGGTAAAGAAATATTTGAAAATGAAATGCATCAGTGGAAAGTCAACAACAATTAACGATCAGAGTGGAATCGTTGATTTTGTTGAATCGTTTAAAAGCCAGAAAATATTTAAATTAAAAAATATGTATAAATTTTCATTTGAAAAATTAAATGCACTTAAAAAGTCACAAATAAACGAGCGATTAAACAGTTAAACAATTATAAACGGTCAAACAAACAATTAAAGGTTAACTATGGTAGACATAACCCATAAAATAACAACTCTAAGAACAGCAGTTGCACAAGCAGAAGTAAAAGTAAGCAGTAAACAAACCATCAATGCTATTAAAAATGATCTTGTGCCCAAAGGAAATGTATTGGAAATGGCCAAAACGGCCGGTTTATTTGCCGTTAAAAATACCTACCAGGTAATTCCTGACTGTCACCCCCTGCCTGTTGAATATGCTTCGGTGGGTTATGAAATAGAAGATTTAGTCATAAAAATAAACTTTACCGTCAAAACCGTTTATAAAACAGGGGTCGAAGTTGAAGCAATGCACGGGGCCTCGGTAGTAGCCCTTACCATGTACGATATGCTTAAACCAATAGACAAAAACATTGAAATAAATAACATAAAACTTATTGATAAAAAAGGAGGGAAATCGGGTTTTAATAATCACACTACCCGGGAAATAAAAGCTGCTGTTATTGTTTGTTCAGACTCTGTAAGTGAGGGTAAAAAAGAAGATAAAGCCGGAAAGGCAATTATTGATAAATTAAATGAAAATAAAGTAGAAGTTGTTACCTATGAAATTATTCCTGATGGCATAGAAACTGTCAGAAACAAAGCCCTGGAATGTGCTACCGCTCATCAACTGCTAATTTTTACCGGAGGTACCGGCTTATCAGTAAGAGATTATACCCCCGAAGCTCTGGAACCCATACTGGAACGCCGTATACCGGGGGTTGAAGAAGCTATTAGAAAATACGGACAGGAACGTATGCCCTATGCTATGCTTTCACGTAGTGTGGCAGGCACTATTGGAAACTGTCTTATTCTTGCCCTGCCAGGGTCTGCTAACGGGGCAAAAGAATCTATGGATGCCGTATTCCCGCATCTTTTGCATGTTTTTAAAATTTTTAGAGGAAGCCGACACGATTAATGTATAAACAAAAAAACATATTAACCGATTCTTTTGGAAGAAAACACAACTATCTTCGGATATCACTTACGGAAAAGTGTAATTTGCGCTGCACATACTGCATGCCTGAAGATGGGGTTTTACTTACTCCCAGGGAGCAATTAATGACAACTGATGAAGTTTTTGAAATAGCTTCTTTATTTGTAAAACACGGAGTAAACAAAATACGGTTAACAGGCGGGGAACCTTTGGTGAGAAAAGATTTTTCTACAATTCTTGCAAAACTTTCCTCCTTAAATGCCGAACTTTCTATGACCACCAATGCAATTTTAGCAGACAGATATATAGACGATTTTAAAAAATGCGGCCTCAACAAACTAAATGTAAGTTTAGATTCCCTTTCTCCCGAAAAGTTCAAATTTATCACAAGGCGTGACCACCTTAATAAAACCTACGAAAACATTTTGTTACTTATCAATGAAGGGTTTGATGTAAAGATTAATGTGGTCCTTATGAAAGGAGTTAATGATGATGAAATTGTAGATTTCATAAATTTAACCGGCACATTACCAACCTGCATACGTTTTATAGAATTTATGCCTTTTGACGGTAACAAATGGAATAAATCCAAACTTGTGTCCGAAGAATTCATCCTGCAAAAAGCCTTCAGCAGCTTTAAAAAAGAAAACATATTAAAACTTGATGATGAAGCTAACTTTACTTCAAGAAATTATCAAATTAAAGGATTTAAAGGCAGTTTTGGTATAATAAGTTCGGTAACCAACCCTTTTTGTAATGGGTGCAATCGTATAAGGCTAACTGCCAACGGCAAACTTAAAAACTGCCTGTTTTCCAATCTCGAAACCGATCTTTTAACACCCCTGCGCGACCACCAGCCTGTTGAAGGTCTCATTGCCGGTAAAATTTTCGGGAAAAAGAAAGTAAGAGCGGGCATGAATACTTTTGAAAAACTAAATAATCCTAAACTTCATAGTAATAACAGAAGTATGATTACCATTG includes:
- the moaCB gene encoding bifunctional molybdenum cofactor biosynthesis protein MoaC/MoaB, with product MVDITHKITTLRTAVAQAEVKVSSKQTINAIKNDLVPKGNVLEMAKTAGLFAVKNTYQVIPDCHPLPVEYASVGYEIEDLVIKINFTVKTVYKTGVEVEAMHGASVVALTMYDMLKPIDKNIEINNIKLIDKKGGKSGFNNHTTREIKAAVIVCSDSVSEGKKEDKAGKAIIDKLNENKVEVVTYEIIPDGIETVRNKALECATAHQLLIFTGGTGLSVRDYTPEALEPILERRIPGVEEAIRKYGQERMPYAMLSRSVAGTIGNCLILALPGSANGAKESMDAVFPHLLHVFKIFRGSRHD
- the moaA gene encoding GTP 3',8-cyclase MoaA; the protein is MYKQKNILTDSFGRKHNYLRISLTEKCNLRCTYCMPEDGVLLTPREQLMTTDEVFEIASLFVKHGVNKIRLTGGEPLVRKDFSTILAKLSSLNAELSMTTNAILADRYIDDFKKCGLNKLNVSLDSLSPEKFKFITRRDHLNKTYENILLLINEGFDVKINVVLMKGVNDDEIVDFINLTGTLPTCIRFIEFMPFDGNKWNKSKLVSEEFILQKAFSSFKKENILKLDDEANFTSRNYQIKGFKGSFGIISSVTNPFCNGCNRIRLTANGKLKNCLFSNLETDLLTPLRDHQPVEGLIAGKIFGKKKVRAGMNTFEKLNNPKLHSNNRSMITIGG
- a CDS encoding molybdenum cofactor biosynthesis protein MoaE; its protein translation is MKKKKTVFIEGPVTPQFIADSIAKHQAKYSIGAHNIFLGQVRADKVEDNTVSAIEFSCYPEMAEKKLEEIREKAFEKYNLTCMHIYHSLGKVNVGEICFFVFVSAPHRTQVYDATEDIVNMVKSEVPIFGKEIFENEMHQWKVNNN
- a CDS encoding MoaD/ThiS family protein; this encodes MIKVKYFGMIAEATARSEERINTANIKLSTLIKTLVEKYNLKPYTLNVAVNQHLINKIEDVTVKENDEIAILPPFAGG
- a CDS encoding sulfite exporter TauE/SafE family protein yields the protein MSLFHIEHIIPFLIILVVVAFLYASVGHGGASGYLALMAIFAFPPEIMKPTALLLNIFVAGVSFWFFKKSNYFKPRLFWPFAIASIPAAFIGGYITIDAFLYKRILGVLLVFAVLRIMGVFGKSGESKEIKIPLALLIGFCIGFFSGMIGIGGGIILSPVILLLGWGNVKEAAAVSALFIFVNSIAGMSGFLLNSNVIPGESVYLVPVALAGGTLGAFYGSNKFSFLKLKYVLSAVLMIASIKLLTI
- the cobA gene encoding uroporphyrinogen-III C-methyltransferase; translation: MKEKKTPKLTLVGAGPGDPELLTLKAIKALNEAQVVLYDALANEEILQHAPYAEKLFVGKRKGCHACTQEEINKLIVQKALQKGHVVRLKGGDPFVFGRGSEEIEYAESFDIATEVIPGITSAIAVPGSKGISVTKRKVAESFWVITGTTSNHKLSKDVELAARSTATVVILMGMGKLPEIVSIFKKYGKSSTPVAIIQNGTRKNAKHGFGTINTIEKVVEEEQLSSPAIIVIGEVVRHSSKLLEYFEDEFFEDEFLFQNLDIVPNFSN
- a CDS encoding winged helix-turn-helix domain-containing protein, translating into MEDQIRSRIWIEKEGTIFLGYGRIELLKKIDETKSISAAAKSLNMSYKKAWRLINDMNESAAKPVIIKNIGGRHGGGTTITGYGKSLINQFETINNNCIEFLNKEFEKLDL
- a CDS encoding precorrin-2 dehydrogenase/sirohydrochlorin ferrochelatase family protein gives rise to the protein MERNKLYPVFLKVHQMNVLIVGGGNVGLEKLSFMLKSSPDANVEVIATWFNEELKKLAAKHPNVTLTKKEYETTDLQNRHLVIGCTDNSKINIRISEEARDRNILVNVADTPDLCDFYLGGIVTKGHVKIAISTNGKSPTTAKRIRQFLEDIIPENINDLVQNLNEFRKTIKGDFEKKVNVMNKMTEEFISKK
- a CDS encoding HesA/MoeB/ThiF family protein — translated: MSKRYIRQTILPEVGEEGQQKINQAKVLVIGAGGLACAILPYLASAGIGNLGIIDDDMIDISNLQRQVIYKEKSVGKSKVQEAEKYLSGLNSNIKINTYHKKLTAQNAISLFKEYDIITDATDNLLTRYIINDACIITKKPFVYGSVHKFEGQVSVFNYKNGPTYRCLYPDNNLNIQNCAQTGVLGTTAAIVGMLQANEVIKIILNQGNVLSGKLLLYNTLDNEQTIINFQKNNTLVIDDNFYENEYLKNEVYVVTAEEALKKKGMLLDVREYGELPEINLPNAVQIPLSILPDELNKLNKKDSIFIFCQSGIRSLEAVKILKENHFNQVKSIKDSAARINELSHTLVSVK